Proteins encoded within one genomic window of Raineyella fluvialis:
- the trpC gene encoding indole-3-glycerol phosphate synthase TrpC: MGVLDELNAGARADMEERRALTGQDELARRIEALPPARDPLPAFRAPGIAVIAEVKRSSPSAGALAEIADPAALAEAYARGGADAISVLTERRRFGGTLADLVAVRARVDIPVLRKDFVVDDYQLYEARAAGADLALLIVASLTDRELAGLHATALDLGLTPLVETHTADEVRRALDLGAALIGINNRNLDTLEVDTATFARLAPLVPDEVVKVAESGVRTPDDVRVFAEAGADVALIGQALVTGGDPVAGVRAMKEAHRG; the protein is encoded by the coding sequence ATGGGTGTGCTCGACGAGCTGAACGCGGGGGCCCGCGCCGACATGGAGGAGCGCCGCGCGCTCACCGGTCAGGACGAGCTGGCGAGGCGCATCGAGGCGCTGCCGCCGGCCCGTGACCCGCTGCCGGCCTTCCGGGCTCCCGGGATCGCCGTGATCGCCGAGGTGAAGCGGTCCAGCCCGTCCGCCGGAGCCCTGGCCGAGATCGCCGATCCCGCCGCCCTCGCCGAGGCTTACGCCCGCGGAGGGGCCGACGCCATCTCCGTCCTCACCGAACGGCGCCGGTTCGGCGGCACCCTGGCGGACCTGGTCGCCGTCCGGGCCCGGGTCGACATCCCGGTGCTGCGCAAGGACTTCGTCGTCGACGACTACCAGCTGTACGAGGCGCGCGCCGCCGGGGCCGACCTGGCACTGCTGATCGTCGCCTCGCTGACCGACCGCGAGCTGGCCGGCCTGCACGCCACCGCGCTCGACCTCGGCCTGACGCCGCTCGTCGAGACCCACACCGCCGACGAGGTCCGCCGGGCCCTCGATCTGGGCGCCGCCCTCATCGGCATCAACAACCGCAACCTGGACACCCTCGAGGTGGACACGGCGACCTTCGCCCGTCTCGCGCCGCTGGTGCCGGACGAGGTGGTCAAGGTCGCCGAGTCCGGGGTCCGTACCCCCGACGACGTCCGTGTCTTCGCCGAGGCGGGCGCCGACGTCGCCCTGATCGGGCAGGCCCTCGTCACCGGCGGCGACCCGGTCGCCGGAGTCCGCGCCATGAAGGAGGCCCATCGTGGCTGA
- the trpB gene encoding tryptophan synthase subunit beta yields the protein MADNAPEQDRNLAGQRPWDGRELPDARGHFDRLGGKFVPEALYAALAELEEAYEKALVDPDFGAELNDLRANYAGRPTPLTEAKRFSVHCGNARIVFKREDLNHTGSHKINNVLGQALLTRRMGKKRVIAETGAGQHGVATATAAALMGLECRIYMGKVDTDRQALNVARMQLLGAEVIAVESGSATLKDAMNEAMREWVATVDETHYLIGTVAGPHPFPKIVREFQRVISTEARQQFLDTYGRLPDAVCACVGGGSNALGSFADFIPDASVALYGYEAGGDGVETGRHAASINGGSVGVLHGTRTYLLQDEDGQTLESHSISAGLDYPGVGPEHSYLHDAGRATYEPVTDAEAMEAFRLLTQTEGLMPAIESAHAVAGAMRLGRRLAQTDPDARPLIMVTLSGRGDKDVRTAIRWFGLTGEVDATQGGDPVELPADRAAHAEPRPEEL from the coding sequence GTGGCTGACAACGCACCCGAGCAGGACCGCAACCTCGCCGGTCAGCGCCCCTGGGACGGGCGGGAACTGCCCGACGCCCGCGGCCACTTCGACCGGCTCGGCGGCAAGTTCGTGCCCGAGGCACTGTACGCCGCCCTCGCCGAGCTCGAGGAGGCCTACGAGAAGGCCCTCGTCGACCCGGACTTCGGGGCCGAGCTGAACGACCTGCGGGCCAACTACGCGGGTCGCCCGACCCCGCTCACCGAGGCGAAGCGCTTCTCCGTCCACTGCGGCAACGCCCGCATCGTCTTCAAGCGCGAGGACCTCAACCACACCGGCTCCCACAAGATCAACAACGTCCTGGGCCAGGCGTTGCTGACACGTCGGATGGGTAAGAAGCGTGTCATCGCCGAGACCGGCGCCGGCCAGCACGGCGTCGCCACCGCGACGGCCGCCGCCCTGATGGGCCTGGAGTGCCGCATCTACATGGGCAAGGTCGACACCGACCGACAGGCCCTCAACGTCGCCCGGATGCAGCTGCTGGGAGCCGAGGTCATCGCCGTCGAGTCGGGCTCGGCGACGCTCAAGGACGCGATGAACGAGGCCATGCGCGAGTGGGTCGCCACCGTCGACGAGACCCACTACCTGATCGGCACCGTGGCAGGCCCGCACCCCTTCCCGAAGATCGTCCGGGAGTTCCAGCGGGTGATCTCCACCGAGGCCCGGCAGCAGTTCCTCGACACGTACGGGCGGCTGCCCGACGCCGTCTGCGCCTGCGTGGGCGGAGGGTCCAACGCGCTGGGCTCCTTCGCCGATTTCATCCCGGACGCCTCCGTCGCGCTCTACGGCTACGAGGCGGGGGGCGACGGGGTGGAGACTGGCCGCCACGCCGCCTCCATCAACGGGGGCTCCGTCGGCGTGCTGCACGGCACCCGTACATATCTGCTGCAGGACGAGGACGGCCAGACCCTCGAGTCGCACTCGATCTCGGCCGGCCTGGACTACCCGGGCGTCGGTCCGGAGCACTCGTACCTGCACGACGCCGGTCGGGCGACGTACGAACCCGTCACCGACGCCGAGGCCATGGAGGCGTTCCGCCTGCTGACCCAGACCGAGGGGCTGATGCCCGCCATCGAGTCGGCCCACGCCGTCGCGGGCGCGATGCGCCTGGGCCGTCGGCTGGCGCAGACCGACCCGGACGCCCGGCCGCTGATCATGGTCACCCTGTCGGGCCGTGGCGACAAGGACGTCCGGACCGCCATCCGGTGGTTCGGCCTGACGGGCGAGGTCGACGCCACCCAGGGTGGTGATCCGGTGGAACTACCGGCTGACCGCGCCGCCCACGCCGAACCGCGCCCCGAGGAGCTGTGA
- the trpA gene encoding tryptophan synthase subunit alpha gives MTAPGNCTPIFDRAAAEERAVFIGYLPVGYPTVPGSLDAMRALVDPGDGPGADIVEIGIPYSDPMMDGATIQRAATRALERGVRVRDVLAATEAVAAAGATPCVMSYWNLIEQYGCDAFARDFANAGGAGVITPDLTPDEADEWTPATDAHGVDRIYLVAPSSTDDRIKLTADAARGWLYATAVMGVTGARDTTSEAGHVLTQRIRRISPDTRVGIGLGVSDGAQAAEIGAYADAVIVGSALVRTLIDADDTGRPDDLTALRALTSDLARGVRAR, from the coding sequence ATGACCGCACCAGGCAACTGCACCCCGATCTTCGACCGCGCCGCGGCGGAGGAGCGGGCGGTCTTCATCGGCTACCTCCCGGTCGGTTACCCGACGGTCCCCGGCTCGCTCGACGCCATGCGCGCCCTGGTCGATCCCGGTGACGGCCCGGGCGCCGACATCGTCGAGATCGGCATCCCGTACTCGGACCCGATGATGGACGGCGCGACCATCCAACGCGCCGCGACCCGTGCCCTGGAGCGGGGCGTCCGGGTCCGTGACGTCCTCGCCGCGACCGAGGCCGTCGCCGCGGCCGGCGCCACGCCCTGCGTGATGTCTTACTGGAACCTCATCGAGCAGTACGGGTGCGACGCGTTCGCCCGCGACTTCGCCAACGCCGGCGGCGCCGGGGTGATCACCCCCGACCTCACCCCTGACGAGGCCGACGAGTGGACGCCGGCCACCGACGCCCATGGTGTCGACCGGATCTACCTGGTCGCCCCGTCATCGACCGATGACCGGATCAAGCTCACCGCCGACGCGGCGCGAGGCTGGCTCTACGCCACCGCGGTGATGGGCGTCACCGGTGCCCGGGACACCACGTCCGAGGCCGGTCACGTCCTCACCCAGCGGATCCGGCGGATCAGCCCCGACACCAGGGTCGGCATCGGCCTGGGGGTCTCGGACGGTGCCCAGGCGGCGGAGATCGGCGCCTACGCCGACGCCGTCATCGTCGGCTCGGCGCTCGTCCGTACGCTCATCGACGCCGACGACACCGGCCGGCCGGACGACCTGACCGCATTGCGGGCGCTCACCTCCGATCTGGCTCGCGGCGTCCGCGCCCGCTGA
- a CDS encoding glutamate synthase subunit beta, protein MADPRGFMKYPREHPERRDVQERVQDWNEVYPGGPAAAFLPIISTQAARCMDCGIPFCHQGCPLGNIIPEWNDLVWRDDWQAASDRLHATNNFPEFTGRLCPAPCETACVVGINGDPVAIKGIEVSIAERAWDDRYIEPQAPDWHTGYTVAVVGSGPAGLAAAQQLTRVGHTVAVFERADAPGGLLRYGIPEFKMEKSVLDRRIHQMKDEGTLFRTGVTIGKDITWSQLKSRYDAVVVAMGSTKPRDLPAVGREFEGIHFAMDYLPQANRVARGRTVENQIVATDKHVVVIGGGDTGSDCIGTALRQGAASVTQLEIFPAPGQDRPANQPWPTYPAVWRVSTSQEEGGQRVFEASTTEFIGDDEGHVRQLRFVEVKPNGSGGFAPVDGSEKVIPADMVVLAMGFVGPEAEGLVDELGVSLDRRGNVARDDSYMTNVEGVFSCGDTGRGQSLIVWAIAEGRSCAAGVDAFLSGSTKLPRPIGPQVRPISL, encoded by the coding sequence GTGGCTGATCCCCGTGGTTTCATGAAGTACCCGCGCGAGCACCCGGAGCGCCGCGACGTCCAGGAACGTGTACAGGACTGGAACGAGGTCTACCCGGGTGGTCCTGCCGCGGCGTTCCTGCCGATCATCTCGACCCAGGCCGCCCGCTGCATGGACTGCGGCATCCCGTTCTGCCATCAGGGCTGCCCCCTGGGCAACATCATTCCCGAGTGGAACGACCTGGTCTGGCGCGACGACTGGCAGGCGGCCTCCGACCGGCTGCACGCGACCAACAACTTCCCGGAGTTCACCGGCCGCCTCTGCCCGGCCCCCTGCGAGACGGCCTGTGTCGTGGGCATCAACGGTGACCCGGTCGCGATCAAGGGGATCGAGGTCTCGATCGCCGAGCGTGCCTGGGACGACCGCTACATCGAGCCGCAGGCACCCGACTGGCACACCGGTTACACGGTCGCCGTCGTCGGGTCGGGGCCGGCCGGTCTCGCCGCCGCCCAGCAGCTGACCCGGGTCGGCCACACCGTCGCGGTCTTCGAGCGCGCCGACGCTCCCGGTGGCCTGCTGCGCTACGGCATCCCGGAGTTCAAGATGGAGAAGTCCGTCCTGGACCGACGGATCCACCAGATGAAGGACGAGGGCACCCTCTTCCGTACCGGGGTGACCATCGGCAAGGACATCACCTGGTCGCAGCTGAAGTCGCGCTACGACGCCGTCGTGGTGGCGATGGGCTCGACCAAGCCGCGGGACCTGCCGGCGGTGGGTCGTGAGTTCGAGGGCATCCATTTCGCCATGGACTACCTGCCGCAGGCCAACCGCGTCGCCCGCGGCCGGACCGTCGAGAACCAGATCGTCGCGACCGACAAGCATGTCGTCGTCATCGGCGGAGGCGACACCGGTTCGGACTGCATCGGCACCGCGTTGCGCCAGGGCGCGGCCTCGGTCACCCAGCTGGAGATCTTCCCCGCACCGGGGCAGGACCGCCCGGCGAACCAGCCGTGGCCGACCTACCCGGCCGTCTGGCGGGTGTCGACCTCCCAGGAAGAGGGCGGCCAGCGCGTGTTCGAGGCGTCGACCACCGAGTTCATCGGCGACGACGAGGGCCACGTGCGCCAGCTGCGGTTCGTGGAGGTCAAGCCCAACGGTTCCGGCGGCTTCGCGCCCGTCGACGGCTCGGAGAAGGTCATCCCGGCAGACATGGTCGTGCTGGCGATGGGTTTCGTCGGCCCCGAGGCCGAAGGCCTGGTCGACGAGCTCGGCGTCAGCCTCGACCGGCGCGGCAACGTGGCGCGCGACGACAGCTACATGACCAACGTCGAAGGGGTCTTCTCCTGTGGTGACACCGGTCGCGGCCAGTCGCTGATCGTGTGGGCGATCGCCGAGGGACGCTCCTGCGCCGCCGGCGTCGACGCCTTCCTCAGCGGGTCGACGAAGCTGCCGCGTCCGATCGGTCCGCAGGTGCGCCCGATCTCGCTCTGA
- a CDS encoding CYTH and CHAD domain-containing protein, whose amino-acid sequence MSEVPTGPAPGPRAQAETERKFALLPGAQLPDLAGIAIIGDPEVQELDATYFDSPSYELNRARITLRRRTGGSDAAWHVKLPPVEGTRTELHVPLDATPDPLVVPRSLRTVVGERVGAVALVPVARLRTVRTVRQLSDPQTGTPLAELADDEVTATRFPLPGRQGTETTWREIEVELHEGSRSFLDAVTERFQWAGIVPASSPAKINQALGDAPARAAAHVPSSDDLLSQTVLAALATHVGVLQGREEAVAADAPDAVHKARVAARRLRSILRVFRDLFEAEAVGSLREELQWYATELGHARDAEVQKVKLLDRLDALPPESVIGPVRARMETELERTHQEGLAGVAACLADARYTRLMVTLSRWLTDPPLVAVADARVSERAIALLDKAIKRVRKAHDAAEQSEGQERLEALHEVRKKSKVVRYACEALIAVYGEPAASSARDWEAVTEVFGEMNDAAVARQRLLRLADAAAAAGEPTFTYGVLYGTQMGDLDRDLPAARAALRRAVRRGPDSWADTD is encoded by the coding sequence GTGTCCGAAGTCCCGACCGGCCCGGCCCCCGGTCCCCGTGCACAGGCCGAGACAGAGCGGAAGTTCGCCCTGCTGCCCGGTGCGCAACTGCCCGACCTGGCCGGGATCGCCATCATCGGCGACCCCGAGGTGCAGGAGCTCGACGCCACCTACTTCGACTCACCGTCGTACGAGCTGAACCGGGCCCGGATCACCCTGCGGCGTCGCACCGGCGGCAGTGACGCGGCCTGGCACGTCAAGCTCCCTCCGGTGGAGGGCACCAGGACCGAGCTGCACGTCCCGCTGGATGCCACTCCCGATCCGCTGGTCGTGCCGCGCAGCCTGCGCACCGTCGTCGGCGAGCGGGTGGGCGCCGTCGCGCTGGTGCCGGTGGCCCGGCTCCGGACGGTGCGTACCGTACGGCAGCTCTCCGATCCGCAGACCGGGACCCCGCTGGCCGAACTCGCGGACGACGAGGTCACCGCGACGCGCTTCCCCCTGCCGGGCCGGCAGGGCACCGAGACGACGTGGCGGGAGATCGAGGTCGAGCTGCACGAGGGGTCGCGCTCCTTCCTCGACGCCGTCACCGAGCGCTTCCAGTGGGCCGGCATCGTCCCTGCCAGCTCCCCCGCCAAGATCAACCAGGCCCTCGGGGACGCCCCGGCGCGGGCCGCCGCCCACGTCCCCTCGAGCGACGACCTGCTCAGCCAGACCGTGCTGGCGGCCCTCGCGACGCACGTCGGGGTGCTCCAGGGCAGGGAGGAGGCGGTGGCGGCCGACGCCCCCGACGCGGTGCACAAGGCTCGGGTCGCGGCCCGACGGCTGCGCAGCATCCTGCGCGTCTTTCGCGACCTGTTCGAGGCCGAGGCGGTAGGGTCCCTCCGCGAGGAGCTCCAGTGGTACGCCACCGAGCTGGGCCACGCCCGCGACGCCGAGGTGCAGAAGGTGAAGCTGCTGGACCGCCTGGACGCCCTCCCACCCGAGTCGGTGATCGGGCCGGTGCGGGCCAGGATGGAGACCGAACTCGAACGGACCCACCAGGAGGGACTCGCCGGTGTGGCGGCCTGTCTCGCCGACGCCCGGTACACCCGCCTGATGGTCACGCTGAGCCGGTGGCTGACCGACCCGCCCCTGGTGGCGGTGGCCGACGCCCGGGTCTCGGAGCGCGCGATCGCCCTGCTCGACAAGGCGATCAAGCGCGTCCGCAAGGCCCACGACGCCGCAGAGCAATCGGAGGGCCAGGAGCGGCTCGAGGCGCTCCATGAGGTCCGCAAGAAGTCCAAGGTCGTCCGGTACGCCTGCGAAGCGCTGATCGCGGTGTACGGGGAGCCCGCCGCGTCCTCGGCCCGGGACTGGGAGGCCGTCACCGAGGTGTTCGGCGAGATGAACGACGCGGCGGTGGCCCGGCAGCGGCTGCTGCGGCTGGCCGACGCGGCCGCCGCGGCGGGCGAACCGACGTTCACGTACGGCGTCCTCTACGGCACGCAGATGGGCGACCTCGACCGCGATCTGCCGGCCGCCCGCGCCGCCCTGCGCCGAGCTGTCCGCCGCGGCCCCGACAGCTGGGCCGACACCGACTGA
- the dnaE gene encoding DNA polymerase III subunit alpha: MAGSLDDSFVHLHVHSEFSMLDGAARVPDMFQRAQDLGMPAIAVTDHGNMFGAYEFWKTSKNYDVKPIIGCETYMTPKTHRSERKRVQWGDGTGDDVSAKGAYTHMTLWSETTEGMHNLFRLESYASIEGFFYKPRVDRELLHRYAKGLIATTGCPSGEVQTYLRLGQYENALASAAEFRDIFGKGNFYVEIMDHGLDIETRVRDGLMRISKELGLPPVVTNDSHYVSKEDSHAHDALLCVSAGAHLADTNRFRFNGDGYYLKSPREMRELFREIPEACDNTLEIAERCEIGFDNAIGKYMPQFEVPEGETEETWFVKEVNRGLADRYPNGVTAEVRDRADYETGVILQMGFPGYFLVVSDYIKWAKSQGIKVGPGRGSGAGSMCAYALHITELDPIEHGLIFERFLNPERISMPDFDIDFDDRRRGEVIQYVTEKYGADKVSAIVTYGTIKAKQAVKDAGRVLGKPYSLGDQITKAMPDPVMGKDVPLQKLFDDSHDRYLEGQEFRALYDAEPEVREVVDTAMGLEGLKRQWGVHACGMIMSSEPIMDVVPLMKREQDGQIITQFDYPSCESLGLIKMDFLGLRNLTILADALENIQLNRHQEVVLEELSLDDPTTFALLQAGDTLGVFQLDGGPMRALLRSMQPDCFDDISAVGALYRPGPMGADSHNKYARRKTGKEPVEPIHPELEEPLADILGETYGLIVYQEQVMAIAQKLAGYTLGGADMLRRAMGKKKKKELDAQFETFKNGMLERGYSEASMQTLWDILLPFSNYAFNKAHSAAYGLVSYWTAYLKANYPVEYMAALLQSVKDDKDKMAVYLGECRRMGIEVLPPDVNESAAQFTPVGEAIRFGLTAVRNVGEHVVEEIIATREAHGRARTFNDFLDQQPLAVCNKRLIESLIKAGAFDSMGHHRRGLMDCFEEAIDKITSRKRNEANGQDDLFALFGEQTVEDDPTAVVVPDTEEWDKRTKLAFEREMLGLYVSDHPLQGMEPVLARLSDSGVEQILDEDGPKDGEQITIAGMITQVVRKQNKRGDLWALIYVEDLGGSIEVKCFNKVYQLVAPILAPDTIVQVKGTVRREEETVSIFAREVVLPNISEDPHGPIIITIPAVSCTPPRIEQLRDVLAAHPGATEVRVRLRGSQGTSVWRVQPGLRVDASVSVMADLKALLGPANVSAAG, encoded by the coding sequence ATGGCCGGTTCGCTCGACGACTCGTTCGTCCATCTGCACGTCCATTCCGAGTTCTCGATGCTGGACGGCGCCGCCCGCGTACCGGACATGTTCCAACGCGCCCAGGACCTGGGGATGCCGGCGATCGCGGTGACCGACCACGGCAACATGTTCGGGGCGTACGAGTTCTGGAAGACCTCGAAGAACTACGACGTGAAGCCGATCATCGGCTGCGAGACGTACATGACGCCGAAGACCCACCGCTCGGAGCGCAAGCGCGTGCAGTGGGGGGACGGCACCGGCGATGACGTCTCCGCCAAGGGCGCCTACACCCACATGACGCTGTGGTCGGAGACCACGGAGGGGATGCACAACCTCTTCCGCCTCGAGTCGTACGCCTCCATCGAGGGCTTCTTCTACAAGCCGCGCGTCGACCGGGAGCTCCTGCACCGCTACGCCAAGGGCCTGATCGCCACCACCGGATGCCCCTCGGGGGAGGTGCAAACCTACCTGCGGCTGGGCCAGTACGAGAACGCGCTCGCGTCGGCCGCCGAGTTCCGCGACATCTTCGGCAAAGGCAACTTCTACGTCGAGATCATGGACCACGGGCTCGACATCGAGACCCGGGTCCGCGACGGCCTGATGCGGATCAGCAAGGAACTGGGCCTGCCGCCCGTCGTCACCAACGACTCGCACTACGTGTCGAAGGAGGACTCGCACGCCCACGACGCCCTGCTGTGCGTGTCCGCCGGCGCCCACCTCGCCGACACCAACCGCTTCCGGTTCAACGGCGACGGCTACTACCTGAAGTCGCCACGGGAGATGCGCGAACTCTTCCGCGAGATTCCCGAGGCGTGCGACAACACCCTGGAGATCGCCGAGCGCTGCGAGATCGGCTTCGACAACGCCATCGGCAAGTACATGCCCCAGTTCGAGGTGCCCGAGGGGGAGACCGAGGAGACCTGGTTCGTCAAGGAGGTCAACCGCGGGCTCGCCGACCGCTACCCGAACGGCGTCACGGCCGAGGTCCGTGACCGGGCCGACTACGAGACCGGCGTCATCCTGCAGATGGGCTTTCCCGGCTACTTCCTGGTCGTGTCCGACTACATCAAGTGGGCCAAGTCCCAGGGCATCAAGGTCGGCCCGGGCCGAGGGTCGGGCGCCGGGTCGATGTGTGCGTACGCCCTGCACATCACCGAGCTGGATCCCATCGAGCACGGACTGATCTTCGAGCGCTTCCTCAACCCGGAACGCATCTCGATGCCCGACTTCGACATCGACTTCGATGATCGTCGGCGCGGCGAGGTGATCCAGTACGTCACCGAGAAGTACGGCGCCGACAAGGTCAGCGCGATCGTCACGTACGGCACGATCAAGGCCAAGCAGGCCGTCAAGGACGCCGGTCGCGTGCTCGGCAAGCCCTACTCGCTGGGCGACCAGATCACCAAGGCGATGCCCGACCCGGTGATGGGCAAGGACGTCCCGCTGCAGAAGCTGTTCGACGACAGCCACGACCGCTACCTCGAGGGGCAGGAGTTCCGGGCGCTCTACGACGCCGAGCCGGAGGTCCGCGAGGTCGTCGACACCGCGATGGGCCTGGAGGGCCTGAAGCGTCAGTGGGGCGTGCACGCCTGCGGCATGATCATGTCGTCCGAGCCCATCATGGACGTGGTCCCGCTGATGAAGCGGGAGCAGGACGGCCAGATCATCACCCAGTTCGACTATCCGTCGTGCGAGTCGCTGGGCCTGATCAAGATGGACTTCCTCGGGCTTCGCAACCTCACCATCCTCGCCGACGCACTGGAGAACATCCAGCTCAACCGGCACCAGGAGGTGGTCCTGGAGGAGCTCAGCCTCGACGACCCGACGACGTTCGCCCTGCTGCAGGCCGGCGACACCCTGGGGGTGTTCCAGCTGGACGGCGGGCCGATGCGGGCGCTGCTGCGCTCCATGCAACCCGACTGCTTCGACGACATCTCCGCCGTGGGTGCGCTCTACCGCCCGGGCCCCATGGGCGCTGACTCGCACAACAAGTACGCCCGGCGCAAGACCGGCAAGGAGCCGGTCGAGCCGATCCATCCTGAGCTGGAGGAGCCCCTGGCGGACATCCTCGGCGAGACGTACGGCCTGATCGTCTACCAGGAGCAGGTGATGGCCATCGCCCAGAAGCTCGCCGGCTACACCCTCGGTGGCGCCGACATGCTGCGGCGGGCGATGGGCAAGAAGAAGAAGAAGGAACTGGACGCCCAGTTCGAGACCTTCAAGAACGGCATGCTGGAACGTGGCTACTCCGAGGCCTCGATGCAGACCCTGTGGGACATCCTGCTGCCGTTCTCCAACTACGCCTTCAACAAGGCCCACTCCGCGGCGTACGGACTGGTCTCCTACTGGACCGCCTACCTCAAGGCCAACTACCCGGTCGAGTACATGGCGGCGCTGCTGCAGTCGGTCAAGGACGACAAGGACAAGATGGCCGTCTACCTCGGCGAATGCCGCCGGATGGGCATCGAGGTCCTGCCTCCCGACGTCAACGAGTCGGCGGCCCAGTTCACCCCGGTCGGTGAGGCGATCCGGTTCGGGCTCACCGCCGTCCGCAACGTCGGTGAGCACGTGGTCGAGGAGATCATCGCGACCCGGGAGGCGCACGGTCGGGCCCGGACCTTCAACGACTTCCTCGATCAACAGCCGCTCGCCGTCTGCAACAAGCGGCTGATCGAGTCGCTGATCAAGGCCGGCGCGTTCGACTCGATGGGTCACCATCGCCGTGGGCTGATGGACTGCTTCGAGGAGGCGATCGACAAGATCACCAGCCGCAAGCGGAACGAGGCGAACGGCCAGGACGACCTCTTCGCCCTGTTCGGCGAGCAGACGGTCGAGGACGACCCCACCGCCGTCGTCGTCCCCGACACGGAGGAGTGGGACAAGCGGACGAAGCTGGCCTTCGAGCGCGAGATGCTCGGGCTCTACGTCTCCGACCACCCCCTGCAGGGCATGGAACCGGTGCTGGCCAGGCTCTCCGACAGCGGGGTCGAGCAGATCCTCGACGAGGACGGACCCAAGGACGGTGAGCAGATCACCATCGCCGGCATGATCACCCAGGTCGTCCGCAAGCAGAACAAGCGCGGCGACCTGTGGGCGCTGATCTACGTCGAGGACCTCGGCGGCTCCATCGAGGTGAAGTGCTTCAACAAGGTCTATCAACTCGTCGCGCCGATCCTTGCCCCGGACACGATCGTCCAGGTGAAGGGGACCGTACGCCGCGAGGAGGAGACGGTGTCGATCTTCGCCCGGGAGGTGGTGCTGCCGAACATCAGTGAGGACCCGCACGGCCCGATCATCATCACCATCCCCGCGGTGAGCTGCACCCCGCCCCGGATCGAGCAGTTGCGCGACGTGCTCGCCGCCCATCCGGGGGCCACCGAGGTGCGGGTCCGACTGCGCGGCAGCCAGGGCACCAGCGTGTGGCGGGTCCAGCCCGGACTACGGGTGGACGCGTCGGTGTCCGTGATGGCTGACCTCAAGGCGCTGCTGGGTCCCGCGAACGTGAGTGCCGCCGGATGA
- the ybaK gene encoding Cys-tRNA(Pro) deacylase: MAKRSKKAHEATGTPALQAVVRAGIPHQLHEHAVDMHAEGEIGPESARQLGVRPERVFKTLVADCSGHLVVGVVPVSHHLDLKALARAVGAKKAQMADPATAERSSGYVVGGISPLGQRTPLPTVVDDSALEHETIFVSAGKRSLKLEIAPADLVRLLGAQVVQIRTLD, encoded by the coding sequence ATGGCCAAGCGTTCCAAGAAGGCCCATGAGGCGACCGGCACCCCCGCCCTGCAGGCCGTGGTCAGGGCCGGGATCCCCCACCAGCTGCATGAGCACGCCGTCGACATGCACGCCGAGGGCGAGATCGGGCCGGAGTCGGCTCGGCAACTGGGGGTCCGCCCGGAGCGGGTGTTCAAGACCTTGGTGGCGGACTGCTCGGGTCACCTCGTGGTGGGCGTCGTGCCGGTCAGCCACCACCTGGACCTGAAGGCGCTGGCGCGGGCCGTCGGCGCGAAGAAGGCTCAGATGGCCGACCCCGCGACCGCCGAACGCTCGAGCGGCTACGTCGTCGGCGGCATCTCGCCGCTGGGTCAGCGGACACCACTGCCGACCGTCGTGGACGACTCGGCACTGGAGCACGAGACGATCTTCGTGTCCGCGGGGAAGCGGTCACTGAAGCTCGAGATCGCCCCCGCTGACCTGGTCCGGCTGCTCGGTGCCCAGGTCGTCCAGATCCGTACCCTCGACTGA
- a CDS encoding response regulator transcription factor: MRARVLVVDDEAAIRDVLRGYLEASAYDVIEAADAATALDLVRRDEPDVVLLDLGLPDRDGLEVMREFSGSTDAYVLVVSARAEEMDRLVGLRLGADDYITKPFSPREVVARVEAVLRRGRRPVAEDQREDDRREFEGLVVDRGRREVLVDAAPVELTALDFDLLAALGDAPGRVFSRRQLLERVWGGDFFGDERIVDVHVRTIRAALGDDPAAPRFVATVRGVGYKCVARPR; this comes from the coding sequence ATGAGGGCGCGTGTCCTGGTGGTGGACGACGAAGCCGCGATCCGTGACGTGTTGCGCGGCTATCTCGAGGCATCCGCGTACGACGTGATCGAAGCGGCGGACGCCGCCACGGCCCTCGACCTGGTACGCCGCGACGAACCGGACGTGGTGCTGCTGGACCTCGGGCTGCCGGATCGGGACGGGCTCGAGGTGATGCGCGAGTTCTCCGGATCGACGGATGCTTATGTGCTGGTGGTGAGTGCCCGGGCCGAAGAGATGGATCGTCTCGTCGGGCTGCGTCTCGGCGCGGATGACTACATCACCAAGCCGTTCAGCCCTCGGGAGGTGGTGGCCCGGGTCGAGGCCGTGCTGCGCCGGGGCCGCCGCCCTGTGGCGGAGGACCAGCGCGAGGACGATCGTCGTGAGTTCGAGGGGCTGGTGGTCGACCGGGGGCGGCGCGAGGTGTTGGTCGACGCTGCACCGGTCGAGCTCACCGCCCTCGACTTCGACCTGCTGGCCGCGTTGGGCGACGCGCCGGGACGGGTCTTCTCCCGGCGGCAGCTGCTGGAACGTGTCTGGGGCGGGGACTTCTTCGGCGACGAACGGATCGTCGACGTCCATGTCCGCACCATCCGGGCCGCCCTCGGCGACGATCCCGCGGCTCCCCGGTTCGTGGCGACAGTGCGCGGCGTCGGCTACAAGTGCGTGGCGAGACCGCGATGA